AATAATAGCTGCATTTTGTCTCCTGAAATATCATATAACTGAGCACTTTGTGTAAGTTCAGGTCCGGTAGGCAAATAGCGGTCTTTGGTAATTTTGTTATAAGCGACTACATATTTTCCATAAGGTTTTTTCGTGTCTCCGCCCGGCACAGTTAAGTGTCCGATAGAGTAATAAGTCGGTACTCTGTCCAATATCTGCAATGATTTTACATTCCATTTTACAATTTCAGAAGAAACGAAGAAAGATGTATAAGCATTTCCTTTATCGTCAAATTCTGTATGTAAAGGACCCAAACCTGGTTTTTCTACTTCTCCATGTAATACTGATTCGTATTTTAAGACATTAAATCCATCGTATTCGCCATCAAAGTCTTTGTTTTCGATAGCTTTTTTGATTTTTGAAAATGCAAATACAGGCAGTAAAGCAGCCAGTTTACCACTTCCAACAATAAATTCACCTGATGGATCAACATCTGTCCCATGTGGTGATTTTGGACAAGGGATAAAGTAACACACATCTTTCAATTGGTCTGGAGTAAGTACCAACACTTCGTTTTTAATTTCGGATGTTGCAGAATGCTTATGTTCATCCCATTTATTGTGTGCATATTTTACCTGTTTCTTTTTCCCTTTACCAGCTTTAATCATTTCTTCGGCTTTTTTCCAATTTACAGCCATAATAAAGTCTTTGTCCCTTTGGGAAGCATTGACTTCTAAGAGTGTATAAGCTTTTTCTGTGTTGTAAGTAGAAAAGAAAAACCATCCACTGCTTGGTCCTTTACCGCTATGACTTAAGTCGAAGTTTAATGCTGGAACCTCCAGTTGAAAAGCAATATTCATATCGCCTTTATCTTTATCTACACTAATAAAGCTGATAGTTCCTTTAAAGTTATCTTTATAGGTATGAATAGGGTATTCTACACCATCATCAGGAACACTGAAGCGAGTTCCTGCAACCACGTATTCTGTGTTTTCAGTTAAGAAAGGGGAAGAGTGGTTGCCAGCACTATTAGGTAGTTCCAGTATCTCAACGGTTTTAAAGGTTTTAAGATCTAGCCTGGCTACTCTGGGTGTGTTATTTCCATTTACAAATACCCAGCGACCGTCCATTTCACCATTGGTCTGTGAAATCTGTACATGGTGCAAATCATCGTAAGGAACAAATCCGTAAGAAGTATTCAGCATAGGAATGGTTTCTTCGCTATATCCGTAACCAGTTTCAGGGTTTTGCGAGAATACAGGAAGTACTTTTAATAATCTGCCAGAAGGAAAACCGTAAACAGATAATTGACCACTGAATCCTCCAGAAACGAATCCATAGAACTCGTCGTATTGCCCAGGGGCCACATAAACTTTAGAGGCGGCATCGCTATTTACTGCATCTCCCGCTCCTTTTGGTTTACATGCTGCCATCAGAAGGAGGACAGACAAGATATAAAGTATTGTTCTGTTTTTTAACATTACAGTAAGGTTAAAGGGTTATTCGATACTATTATTTTATACCATCGTTTTGACGCATGTACTCTACTATGCTTCTGGCCTCATCATCAGACAGATTCTGATTTGGCATACGTACCAGACATATTTCCAGTTGTGCCTGTAGTTCAGGATCTTTATCTATCATCTGATCAGGATTGGTAATAAAGTTCATGATCCATGGCAGACTTCTGCGTTCGGTAACACCTTTCCAGCCTGGTCCAACCAGTTTTTCCCCAGTTTGTTTATGGCAGGAGTTGCATTTGGTGGCAGCAATAGCTTTTCCCCGAGCCGCCAAAGTAGCGTCTAGTGGTCCGGCTTTCACGTTGGAATCATTAAACTTTCCTTCTCCTCTGGAAGGATCGTAATCAGGTTTACCCGTTGTAGATGTAGCTTGTTCAGCCACGGTGTTTTTTGATTCCGAGGTAGTATTGCCCCCGCCACAAGAACCAATTAATAAAACAGTAGCCAACAAAATAGCGGTTGTGATAATTGTCCTGTTCATTATTATATCAATTAAATTAAATTATGACTCAAATGTACTGGAGATATTTTCTTTGGTTTATGATTGTAATCACAACAACTAATGAAAGCTTTTGTTTGTGTAGTATTTATTTTTTGGAAATTTTATAATTAATTAGTTTTAAATCTGTCTTTTTTAATTAATGTGAAGTGTGGACAAAAGTTATTCTATCTCATCAACACTTTTATTGGAGTGATGTCTCAATCTTTGATGTTTGGCTTCTCC
This genomic interval from Pseudopedobacter saltans DSM 12145 contains the following:
- the nosZ gene encoding Sec-dependent nitrous-oxide reductase, whose product is MLKNRTILYILSVLLLMAACKPKGAGDAVNSDAASKVYVAPGQYDEFYGFVSGGFSGQLSVYGFPSGRLLKVLPVFSQNPETGYGYSEETIPMLNTSYGFVPYDDLHHVQISQTNGEMDGRWVFVNGNNTPRVARLDLKTFKTVEILELPNSAGNHSSPFLTENTEYVVAGTRFSVPDDGVEYPIHTYKDNFKGTISFISVDKDKGDMNIAFQLEVPALNFDLSHSGKGPSSGWFFFSTYNTEKAYTLLEVNASQRDKDFIMAVNWKKAEEMIKAGKGKKKQVKYAHNKWDEHKHSATSEIKNEVLVLTPDQLKDVCYFIPCPKSPHGTDVDPSGEFIVGSGKLAALLPVFAFSKIKKAIENKDFDGEYDGFNVLKYESVLHGEVEKPGLGPLHTEFDDKGNAYTSFFVSSEIVKWNVKSLQILDRVPTYYSIGHLTVPGGDTKKPYGKYVVAYNKITKDRYLPTGPELTQSAQLYDISGDKMQLLLDFPTIGEPHYSQIIPASIIKDNSLKFYKIEENQHPYVAKGEDQTKITRDGNKVHVYMTLIRSHLTPDNIEGIRIGDEVYFHVTNLEQDWDLPHGFAIKGANNAELLVMPGETQTLKWIPKKTGITPFYCSDFCSALHQEMSGYIRVSPAGSNTPLRYGTGEKAPGPLN
- a CDS encoding c-type cytochrome, translating into MNRTIITTAILLATVLLIGSCGGGNTTSESKNTVAEQATSTTGKPDYDPSRGEGKFNDSNVKAGPLDATLAARGKAIAATKCNSCHKQTGEKLVGPGWKGVTERRSLPWIMNFITNPDQMIDKDPELQAQLEICLVRMPNQNLSDDEARSIVEYMRQNDGIK